One Streptomyces sp. RPA4-2 genomic window carries:
- a CDS encoding response regulator transcription factor — protein MHEPYESAGTGPDAVPGAATAPAGHGGAARVLVVDDDPTVAEVVSGYLDRAGYLVDRAADGPAALARAAAHWPDLVVLDLMLPGMDGLEVCRRMRGRGPVPVIMLTARGDEDDRILGLEVGADDYVTKPFSPRELVLRVESVLRRARPATAAHPLHAAGLGLDPAARRATKGSVELALTTREFDLLAFFLRHPGRVFSREDLMREVWGWDFGDLSTVTVHVRRLRGKVEDDPARPRLIHTVWGVGYRFDATTSTEAV, from the coding sequence ATGCATGAGCCGTACGAATCCGCAGGTACCGGACCCGACGCGGTGCCGGGCGCCGCGACCGCCCCGGCGGGCCACGGGGGCGCGGCACGTGTCCTCGTCGTCGACGACGACCCCACCGTCGCCGAGGTCGTCTCCGGCTACCTCGACCGCGCGGGCTACCTCGTGGACCGTGCCGCGGACGGGCCCGCCGCGCTCGCCCGTGCCGCCGCGCACTGGCCCGACCTGGTGGTGCTGGACCTGATGCTGCCGGGGATGGACGGTCTCGAGGTGTGCCGGCGGATGCGCGGACGCGGCCCCGTGCCCGTCATCATGCTCACCGCGCGGGGCGACGAGGACGACCGGATCCTGGGCCTGGAGGTGGGCGCGGACGACTACGTCACCAAGCCGTTCAGTCCCCGGGAACTGGTGCTGCGCGTGGAGTCCGTACTGCGCCGCGCGCGCCCCGCGACCGCCGCGCACCCGCTGCACGCGGCCGGTCTCGGACTCGATCCGGCCGCCCGGCGCGCCACCAAGGGGAGCGTCGAACTCGCGCTCACGACAAGGGAGTTCGATCTCCTCGCTTTCTTCCTCCGGCACCCCGGGCGGGTGTTCAGCCGCGAGGACCTGATGCGTGAGGTCTGGGGCTGGGACTTCGGCGACCTCTCGACGGTCACCGTGCACGTACGGCGGCTGCGCGGGAAGGTCGAGGACGATCCGGCGAGGCCCCGGTTGATCCACACGGTGTGGGGCGTGGGCTACCGCTTCGACGCCACGACGTCCACGGAGGCGGTCTGA
- a CDS encoding DedA family protein, with amino-acid sequence MRGLATMAAPLFAASQLGTHLGSPLGSELAVNVLSAQSLLAAFGVLGVGVVMFAETGLLIGFFLPGDSLLFTAGLLCTGSGQGGLKLSLPALLVAAAVGALAGAQCGYLIGRKAGGALLARSGSPRLHAGAQRAEELLERYGHAKAIVLARFVPVVRTVLNPMAGALQVPVRTFTLWQVVGGLVWSLGLTLAGYALGSSIPNVDRYLLPIIAVIIVVSLIPLAAELRRSRRAAASERGAQG; translated from the coding sequence ATGAGAGGGCTCGCGACGATGGCCGCACCTTTGTTCGCAGCGTCACAGCTCGGAACACATCTCGGATCGCCGCTCGGGTCCGAGCTCGCGGTGAACGTGCTCAGCGCCCAGTCCCTGCTCGCCGCCTTCGGTGTGCTGGGTGTGGGCGTGGTGATGTTCGCGGAGACGGGTCTGCTGATCGGCTTCTTCCTGCCCGGCGACTCGCTGCTGTTCACGGCGGGCCTGCTGTGCACGGGGTCGGGCCAGGGCGGTCTGAAGCTCTCCCTGCCCGCGCTCCTGGTCGCCGCCGCTGTCGGCGCGCTGGCCGGTGCCCAGTGCGGCTATCTCATCGGGCGCAAGGCGGGCGGCGCCCTGCTGGCGCGCAGCGGCTCGCCCCGGTTGCACGCCGGGGCGCAGCGCGCCGAGGAGCTGCTGGAGCGGTACGGGCACGCGAAGGCGATCGTGCTGGCCCGCTTCGTGCCGGTGGTGCGCACGGTGCTGAACCCGATGGCGGGCGCGCTCCAGGTGCCCGTCCGGACGTTCACCCTGTGGCAGGTCGTCGGCGGTCTCGTCTGGAGCCTCGGCCTCACCCTCGCCGGGTACGCGCTGGGCTCGTCCATTCCGAACGTCGACCGGTACCTCCTGCCGATCATCGCGGTGATCATCGTCGTGTCGCTGATCCCACTGGCCGCCGAGCTGCGCCGCTCGCGCAGGGCCGCCGCGTCGGAGAGGGGTGCCCAGGGATGA
- a CDS encoding lysylphosphatidylglycerol synthase domain-containing protein, with translation MVKTRSVLPHAALTLAVLVGAAYLARYHWPVIQTGTDRLAVADHGWLFVAAVATGGTWVCSALAQQGAVTRPLPTGRLVAAQFAASAANHVLPAGLGAGAVNLRFLTRCGLPVARSATALGVKATAGAVARALLIAVLATACPGVLRLPGVSVTAVAVSGAVAATAVVLLRGPLRRAVRAVLADVRAVHGIPARAAALWGGSLAFAALHATVVVAVAQALELPLSPARVALAYLAASSAAVLLPTPGGIGSLDAALVLALTLTGAPGVAAASVVLGYRLLTVWLPLVPGLVVLAVLARRRVL, from the coding sequence ATGGTCAAGACCAGGAGTGTCCTCCCGCACGCCGCGCTGACGCTCGCCGTCCTGGTCGGCGCCGCGTATCTCGCGCGGTACCACTGGCCGGTGATCCAGACCGGGACGGACCGGCTGGCCGTCGCCGACCACGGCTGGCTGTTCGTCGCGGCCGTCGCCACCGGGGGGACCTGGGTGTGCTCGGCACTCGCCCAGCAGGGTGCGGTGACCCGGCCACTGCCCACCGGGCGGCTGGTCGCCGCGCAGTTCGCCGCGTCCGCCGCCAACCATGTGCTGCCCGCCGGCCTCGGCGCGGGCGCGGTCAACCTGCGCTTCCTGACCCGGTGCGGACTGCCGGTCGCCCGGTCGGCGACCGCGCTCGGCGTGAAGGCCACGGCCGGAGCCGTCGCGCGCGCCCTCCTGATCGCCGTGCTCGCGACGGCCTGCCCCGGCGTACTGCGCCTCCCGGGCGTCTCCGTGACCGCCGTCGCGGTCTCGGGTGCCGTGGCCGCGACCGCCGTCGTTCTCCTGCGGGGACCGTTGCGGCGCGCGGTGCGGGCCGTCCTGGCGGACGTGCGCGCCGTGCACGGGATCCCGGCCCGCGCCGCCGCGTTGTGGGGTGGCTCGCTGGCCTTCGCGGCGCTGCACGCCACCGTGGTCGTCGCGGTCGCCCAGGCCCTCGAACTGCCGCTGTCACCCGCCCGGGTGGCGCTGGCCTACCTCGCCGCGAGCAGCGCCGCCGTGCTGCTGCCCACCCCCGGCGGAATCGGCTCGCTGGACGCGGCTCTCGTCCTGGCCCTCACCCTGACCGGAGCGCCGGGCGTCGCGGCGGCGTCCGTGGTCCTCGGCTACCGGCTCCTGACGGTGTGGCTGCCCCTGGTGCCGGGCCTGGTCGTGCTGGCGGTACTGGCGCGTCGCCGAGTGCTCTGA
- a CDS encoding sensor histidine kinase KdpD, protein MRDMLLIALFAFLGAAGAGLLGAGTLWLIRRRSLTASLAVVAAVGVTAMLAGTLAVAWAMFLSSHDLTVVTTVVAMAAVVSLATALLLGRWVVARSRDLTLAARSFGDGGDFAAPGGPATAELAALGRELAATSVRLAESRDRERALETSRRELVAWISHDLRTPLAGLRAMSEALEDGVAADPNRYLRQMRTEVERLNDMVGDLFELSRIHAGSLALSPSRVSVYDLVGDALAGADPLAREYGVRLVGDRVEPVPVEVDGKEMSRVLGNLLVNAIRRTPADGTVAIAAERSDHGVVLSVTDGCGGIPEEDLPRVFDTGWRGSHARTPPAGAGLGLAIVRGIVEAHQGRAAVHNVPGGCRFEVTLPLAGPALSAR, encoded by the coding sequence ATGCGTGACATGCTGCTCATCGCCCTCTTCGCCTTTCTCGGCGCCGCGGGGGCCGGCCTGCTCGGCGCGGGCACCCTGTGGCTGATCCGGCGCCGTTCGCTGACGGCGTCCCTCGCCGTGGTCGCCGCCGTGGGGGTGACCGCGATGCTCGCGGGGACACTCGCCGTGGCGTGGGCGATGTTCCTGTCCTCGCACGACCTGACCGTCGTCACGACAGTGGTGGCCATGGCTGCCGTCGTCTCGCTGGCCACCGCGCTGCTGCTGGGCCGCTGGGTCGTGGCCCGCAGCCGGGACCTGACGCTGGCTGCCCGCTCCTTCGGCGACGGCGGTGACTTCGCGGCCCCCGGCGGTCCGGCGACTGCCGAACTCGCCGCCCTGGGTCGCGAGTTGGCCGCCACCAGTGTGAGGCTCGCCGAGTCACGGGACCGCGAACGGGCTCTGGAGACCTCACGCCGTGAACTCGTCGCGTGGATCTCGCACGATCTGCGCACCCCGCTCGCCGGGCTCCGCGCGATGTCGGAGGCGCTGGAGGACGGCGTCGCCGCCGACCCGAACCGCTACCTGCGCCAGATGCGTACCGAGGTCGAACGGCTCAACGACATGGTGGGCGATCTCTTCGAACTCTCCCGCATACACGCGGGGAGCCTGGCCCTGTCCCCCTCCCGTGTCTCCGTGTACGACCTCGTGGGCGACGCCCTCGCGGGTGCCGACCCGCTCGCCCGCGAGTACGGGGTGCGGCTGGTCGGCGACCGCGTCGAGCCGGTGCCGGTCGAGGTGGACGGCAAGGAGATGAGCCGTGTCCTCGGCAATCTCCTCGTCAACGCGATCCGGCGGACACCGGCCGACGGCACGGTGGCGATCGCCGCGGAGCGGTCGGACCACGGTGTGGTGCTGTCCGTCACCGACGGCTGCGGGGGCATCCCCGAGGAAGACCTGCCGCGCGTCTTCGACACCGGCTGGCGCGGCAGCCACGCGCGCACCCCGCCCGCCGGGGCGGGCCTGGGCCTGGCGATCGTGCGCGGCATCGTGGAGGCCCACCAAGGGCGGGCCGCCGTGCACAACGTCCCCGGCGGCTGCCGCTTCGAGGTCACCCTCCCGCTGGCCGGCCCGGCTCTGTCGGCGCGGTGA
- a CDS encoding response regulator transcription factor — MRHTILVVEDDHALRDVLLRGLRDEGFDTLPAADGATALRLAGAQVGAAVLDVGLPDADGRDVCQALRANGFLRPVIFLTAHHHLTDRLAGFSAGGDDYLPKPFHLTELAARLRAALKRGGARGGTLPSPTAGDVVLDPVRHGLTVRGTRVALTPTEFRLLAALMAGSGDIVRRRELIRAGWPEGAQVSENTLDQYLTRLRRKLRDGGSTLTVTTARGIGHRLS, encoded by the coding sequence ATGCGTCACACGATCCTGGTCGTCGAGGACGATCACGCCCTGCGGGACGTCCTGCTGCGCGGCTTGCGCGACGAGGGCTTCGACACCCTGCCGGCGGCGGACGGCGCGACCGCGCTGCGGCTGGCCGGGGCCCAGGTCGGCGCGGCCGTGCTCGACGTGGGACTGCCCGACGCGGACGGCCGGGACGTGTGCCAGGCGCTCCGGGCCAACGGCTTCCTCCGGCCCGTGATCTTCCTGACGGCTCATCATCACCTCACGGACCGGCTGGCGGGTTTCTCGGCCGGTGGCGACGACTACCTGCCCAAGCCGTTCCATCTGACCGAGCTGGCCGCCCGGCTGCGGGCGGCGCTCAAGCGCGGCGGCGCGCGGGGCGGCACCCTCCCGTCCCCCACGGCCGGCGACGTCGTCCTCGACCCGGTCCGGCACGGCCTCACCGTCCGGGGTACCCGGGTCGCCCTCACCCCGACGGAGTTCCGGCTGCTGGCGGCGCTGATGGCGGGCTCCGGGGACATCGTGCGGCGGCGGGAGCTGATCAGGGCGGGCTGGCCCGAGGGCGCCCAGGTCAGCGAAAACACGCTGGACCAGTATCTGACCCGGTTGCGCCGCAAGCTCCGGGACGGCGGCAGCACGCTGACCGTCACCACCGCGCGCGGCATCGGCCACCGGCTGTCATGA
- a CDS encoding phosphatase PAP2 family protein — protein sequence MTLAFDGSSIDGSSYTYVVGLAQDAPSWLDTLVRDWSTYGLAVFAVLMLVGWWRARHHSARAAVTALMVPVIVVVAYGVNSVFKLLVREDRPCQSLRVRTLEACPAPGDWSFPSNHAVIAAAAAVALLFVSRRLGTVALVAACAMAVARVWVGAHYPHDVVAGVLVGTLIARALAAFLGRVSDPLAGRLAQSRLRPLLVPA from the coding sequence ATGACGCTCGCGTTCGACGGGTCGTCGATCGACGGCTCCTCCTACACCTACGTCGTGGGTCTCGCCCAGGACGCACCGTCGTGGCTGGACACGCTGGTACGGGACTGGTCGACGTACGGGCTCGCGGTGTTCGCCGTCCTCATGCTGGTGGGCTGGTGGCGGGCGCGGCACCACAGCGCCAGGGCCGCGGTGACCGCGCTCATGGTGCCGGTGATCGTCGTGGTGGCGTACGGCGTGAACTCGGTGTTCAAGCTGCTCGTCCGTGAGGACCGGCCCTGTCAGAGCCTGCGGGTGAGGACGCTGGAGGCGTGCCCGGCGCCGGGTGACTGGTCGTTCCCCAGCAATCACGCGGTCATCGCCGCCGCGGCCGCGGTCGCCCTGCTCTTCGTCTCCCGCCGTCTCGGCACCGTCGCCCTGGTGGCGGCCTGCGCGATGGCCGTCGCCCGGGTCTGGGTGGGGGCCCACTACCCGCACGACGTCGTGGCCGGCGTGCTGGTCGGCACGCTGATCGCGAGGGCGCTGGCGGCGTTCCTCGGCAGGGTCTCCGACCCGCTCGCGGGCCGGCTGGCGCAGTCCCGGCTGCGACCGCTGCTGGTCCCCGCGTAG
- a CDS encoding alpha/beta fold hydrolase, with amino-acid sequence MSIIEVAPGVSLAYETFGDPSDPAVLLVMGFGAQMIAWHEDFCRALAERGRHVIRYDNRDCGLSTRFDDHPVDVGRFIDAVTSGDLPSALAMVPYTLQEMADDGLGLLTALGIERAHVVGSSMGGMIAQTMAISRPARVLTLTSMMSSTGEPDYGRSSDEARAALFGPKPADREGYVAAADRELVWASRRYGDVAILRELAAASYDRGYYPAGAGRQLGAMILGGSRADALRGLRVPTLVIHGLDDTLIDPSGGKRTADLVPGARLLLLPDMGHDRPRELWPDIIDAVDAHTR; translated from the coding sequence ATGTCGATCATCGAAGTCGCGCCCGGAGTGTCCCTCGCGTACGAGACGTTCGGCGACCCCTCCGATCCGGCGGTCCTGCTCGTGATGGGCTTCGGAGCCCAGATGATCGCCTGGCACGAGGACTTCTGCCGTGCGCTCGCGGAACGCGGCCGCCATGTGATCCGGTACGACAACCGCGACTGCGGGCTGTCCACCAGGTTCGACGACCACCCCGTCGACGTGGGCCGGTTCATCGACGCCGTGACCTCGGGCGACCTCCCGTCCGCCCTCGCGATGGTGCCCTACACCCTCCAGGAAATGGCCGACGACGGCCTCGGCCTGCTCACCGCGCTCGGGATCGAACGCGCCCACGTGGTCGGCTCCTCCATGGGCGGCATGATCGCCCAGACGATGGCCATCAGCCGTCCCGCGCGGGTACTGACCCTGACCTCGATGATGTCCTCGACCGGCGAGCCCGACTACGGCCGGTCCAGCGACGAGGCCCGAGCGGCCCTCTTCGGCCCGAAGCCGGCGGACCGGGAAGGGTACGTCGCGGCTGCGGACAGGGAACTGGTGTGGGCATCCAGACGCTACGGCGACGTCGCAATCCTTCGCGAACTGGCCGCCGCAAGCTACGACCGCGGCTACTACCCCGCCGGAGCCGGGCGGCAGCTCGGCGCGATGATCCTCGGCGGCTCACGCGCCGACGCGCTCCGCGGTCTTCGCGTACCGACTCTGGTGATCCACGGCCTGGACGACACCCTGATCGACCCCAGCGGCGGAAAGCGCACGGCCGACCTGGTGCCAGGAGCGAGGCTCCTGCTGCTCCCCGACATGGGACACGACCGCCCCCGCGAACTCTGGCCGGACATCATCGACGCCGTGGACGCGCACACCCGCTGA
- a CDS encoding M56 family metallopeptidase, giving the protein MRIDVYIPLFLPLLLTAAAAQVGRRVSPAPAARVLTVAAVLTAAASTWALLLLAATLVNEAPLVATETGETGRRLPEPVPVAIAVAAITLLWLIAFRLVRALRAHYATRRVLERLCEGHPADSELVVAASSTARAFAIPGTPGRILVTSAMLGALEPAERRVLLAHERAHLTHRHSALSTAVTLAAAANPVLEPVRATVAFLVERWADEEAARSVGDRRTTARALARAALVAQRARPGCALNFSEHAVTRRIAALQTAPPPNLWSIGVAVLALAALSALGALDATGDLLRLLGESLPD; this is encoded by the coding sequence GTGAGGATCGACGTCTACATCCCCCTCTTCCTGCCCTTGCTGCTGACGGCCGCCGCGGCACAGGTGGGCCGGAGGGTCTCCCCCGCGCCGGCCGCCCGCGTCCTCACCGTCGCGGCCGTGCTGACCGCGGCCGCTTCCACCTGGGCACTGCTCCTGCTCGCCGCCACCCTCGTCAACGAGGCGCCGCTCGTGGCCACGGAGACCGGCGAGACGGGCCGGCGCCTGCCCGAGCCGGTGCCGGTGGCGATCGCCGTCGCCGCGATCACCCTTCTCTGGCTGATCGCCTTCCGGCTCGTACGGGCCCTGCGTGCCCACTACGCGACCCGCCGCGTCCTTGAACGGCTGTGCGAAGGGCACCCCGCGGACAGCGAACTCGTCGTCGCCGCGTCCTCGACCGCGCGGGCCTTCGCGATCCCGGGGACGCCGGGCCGGATCCTGGTCACGTCCGCCATGCTCGGCGCACTGGAACCGGCGGAGCGCCGGGTCCTGCTGGCCCACGAACGCGCCCATCTCACCCACCGGCACTCGGCGCTGTCGACCGCCGTGACCCTGGCCGCCGCGGCCAACCCGGTGCTGGAGCCGGTGCGCGCCACCGTCGCCTTCCTCGTGGAGCGCTGGGCCGACGAGGAGGCCGCGCGCAGCGTCGGGGACCGGCGTACCACCGCGCGCGCCCTCGCCCGGGCCGCCCTGGTGGCCCAGCGGGCCCGGCCGGGCTGCGCGCTGAACTTCTCGGAGCACGCCGTCACCCGTCGGATCGCCGCGCTTCAGACGGCTCCGCCGCCCAACCTGTGGTCCATCGGCGTGGCCGTACTGGCACTCGCCGCCCTGTCCGCGCTCGGCGCCCTGGACGCCACCGGCGATCTGCTGCGCCTGCTGGGCGAGTCGCTGCCGGACTAG
- a CDS encoding BlaI/MecI/CopY family transcriptional regulator, translating into MAGTDPRGRAERRSAGALESEVLAALWATDRALTPAEIQSEIGGGLAYNTVHTILKRLYDKGLVLRDVDGRRGAYRPAKNAAELTAEAMHEALDRGPDPIAALQQFVTGLSPREEEALRDLLGGSGP; encoded by the coding sequence ATGGCTGGCACAGACCCTCGCGGGAGGGCGGAACGGCGCAGCGCCGGCGCGTTGGAGAGCGAGGTGCTCGCCGCCCTGTGGGCCACCGACAGGGCCCTCACCCCCGCCGAGATACAGAGCGAGATCGGCGGCGGCCTGGCCTACAACACCGTGCACACCATCCTCAAACGCCTGTACGACAAGGGTCTGGTGCTGCGTGACGTCGACGGCCGGCGCGGCGCGTACCGGCCCGCCAAGAACGCGGCGGAACTGACCGCCGAGGCCATGCACGAGGCACTGGACCGCGGGCCGGACCCGATCGCGGCGCTCCAGCAGTTCGTCACCGGGCTGAGCCCCCGGGAGGAAGAAGCCCTGCGCGATCTCCTCGGGGGGAGCGGACCGTGA
- a CDS encoding M48 family metalloprotease — translation MTALLLIPLLVPFAVPAAARRCLDRLTPVAALWALTLTVLVVAGSSVAALGALVLTGLLKLPFLAGLGDFVRPLRTPSDLVVLPLATAATGLLTLGAGTLVRSALRQLRAFRAARTEADGRPAAGDLCVIESPHPDAYALPGRPHRIVVTTGMLRSLGADEREVLFAHERAHNAGGHHRFLVLAELAAHCHPGLRPVRAVIALAAERAADEAAAAVVGDRRLTARAIARAALASSSAARSGRPDFAPAATTGPVPQRVAALLAAPRPPRRAAPWIALLLAACATASVSTAATGVLAFHHEVEVAQGEEPR, via the coding sequence ATGACCGCACTGCTGCTCATCCCGCTCCTGGTGCCCTTCGCGGTACCGGCGGCGGCACGGCGCTGCCTCGACCGGCTCACGCCGGTCGCCGCGCTGTGGGCGCTGACCCTCACGGTCCTCGTGGTGGCCGGCTCCTCCGTGGCCGCCCTCGGCGCCCTGGTCCTCACCGGCCTGCTCAAGCTGCCGTTCCTCGCGGGCCTCGGCGATTTCGTCCGGCCGCTGCGCACCCCGTCCGACCTCGTCGTCCTTCCTCTGGCGACGGCCGCCACCGGCCTGCTGACCCTCGGCGCCGGCACACTCGTCCGCTCCGCCCTGCGACAGCTGCGCGCCTTCCGCGCCGCCCGCACCGAGGCCGACGGCCGCCCCGCCGCGGGCGACCTGTGCGTGATCGAGTCGCCCCACCCGGACGCGTACGCGCTGCCCGGCCGCCCCCACCGCATCGTCGTCACGACGGGAATGCTCCGCAGCCTCGGCGCCGACGAACGCGAGGTGCTCTTCGCCCACGAACGGGCCCACAACGCCGGCGGCCACCACCGGTTCCTCGTCCTCGCCGAGCTCGCCGCGCACTGCCATCCCGGGCTGCGCCCGGTCCGCGCGGTCATCGCGCTCGCCGCCGAACGCGCCGCCGACGAGGCGGCCGCCGCCGTGGTGGGGGACCGGCGGCTGACCGCGCGCGCCATCGCGCGTGCCGCCCTCGCCTCCTCCTCCGCCGCCCGCTCCGGCCGCCCCGACTTCGCCCCCGCGGCCACCACCGGACCCGTACCCCAGCGGGTGGCGGCCCTCCTCGCGGCTCCCCGGCCACCCCGCCGTGCCGCCCCCTGGATCGCCCTCCTGCTGGCCGCCTGCGCGACCGCCTCGGTAAGCACGGCGGCCACCGGCGTCCTCGCCTTCCACCACGAGGTGGAGGTCGCCCAGGGCGAGGAGCCCCGCTGA
- a CDS encoding HAMP domain-containing sensor histidine kinase, with the protein MRDLASRWWPRTLRGRLSLVALTTATLLMVILTVAFNTVVRHHLQHQADDELRTRATAVAATVDTSTSRIRVLETPGEELLDANVWIYADGRLLEKPSSATVTGPLTRAAGRLAARGGRHCETASGHDAVRLCAQPVPGGNGTAAVVTALDLSPYRGSADTLLLASLVLDAAMLACTYGLTRLAVGRALRPVRTMTEQATQWSAITSEERFGSVPRPTELARLGGSLDALLDRIRALLRHERQLTRELSHELRNPLARIVAELDWWQARPRSAEDTLAVHAAIADAALSMRTICDTLLDEARDSAATAPGTAAVAPVLGRLVDRLGSARERVEVVVTAPDAALSAGVPDALLERIVSPLLDNALRHARARVGILAHGEPGGVRVQVTDDGPGVPASFVAQLFQPGRRADPGDGHGGAGLGLPLARRLARSAGGEVDHDPRYTDGAAFVVSLPAG; encoded by the coding sequence ATGAGGGACCTCGCCTCCCGCTGGTGGCCGCGCACCCTGCGCGGCCGGCTCTCGCTGGTCGCGCTCACCACCGCGACGCTCCTCATGGTGATCCTCACCGTCGCCTTCAACACGGTCGTACGGCATCACCTCCAGCACCAGGCGGACGACGAGCTGCGCACCCGCGCCACCGCCGTCGCGGCGACCGTCGACACCAGCACCTCGCGGATACGGGTCCTGGAGACCCCGGGCGAGGAGCTCCTCGACGCGAACGTCTGGATCTACGCGGACGGCAGGCTGCTCGAAAAACCCTCGTCCGCCACCGTCACCGGCCCGCTGACCCGTGCCGCCGGCCGGCTCGCGGCGCGCGGCGGCCGGCACTGCGAGACCGCCTCCGGTCACGACGCCGTCCGGCTGTGCGCACAGCCGGTGCCGGGCGGCAACGGCACCGCGGCCGTCGTCACCGCGCTGGACCTGTCGCCCTACCGCGGCTCGGCCGACACCCTGCTGCTCGCCTCCCTCGTCCTCGACGCCGCCATGCTCGCCTGCACCTACGGGCTGACCCGGCTGGCGGTGGGACGCGCGCTGCGCCCCGTACGCACGATGACGGAGCAGGCCACCCAGTGGAGCGCCATCACCTCCGAGGAACGTTTCGGCAGCGTGCCCCGCCCCACCGAACTGGCGCGGCTGGGCGGTTCGCTGGACGCGCTCCTCGACCGCATCCGGGCACTGCTGCGCCACGAGCGTCAGCTCACCCGGGAGCTGTCGCACGAGCTGCGCAATCCGCTCGCCCGTATCGTCGCCGAGCTCGACTGGTGGCAGGCCCGTCCGCGTTCCGCCGAGGACACCCTGGCCGTCCACGCGGCCATCGCCGACGCGGCTCTGTCGATGCGTACGATCTGCGACACCCTGCTCGACGAGGCCCGCGACAGCGCGGCCACCGCGCCCGGCACGGCCGCCGTGGCGCCGGTGCTCGGACGTCTGGTGGACCGTCTCGGCAGTGCGCGCGAGCGGGTGGAGGTCGTCGTCACCGCTCCGGACGCCGCGCTGTCGGCCGGGGTGCCGGACGCCCTTCTGGAGCGGATCGTCAGCCCGCTGCTCGACAACGCGCTGCGGCACGCGCGCGCCAGGGTCGGGATCCTGGCCCACGGGGAGCCCGGCGGCGTCCGCGTCCAGGTCACCGACGACGGTCCCGGCGTACCGGCGTCGTTCGTGGCGCAGCTGTTCCAGCCCGGCCGCCGGGCCGATCCGGGGGACGGACACGGCGGAGCGGGCCTGGGACTGCCGCTCGCGCGGCGCCTGGCCCGGTCCGCCGGCGGGGAGGTGGACCACGATCCGCGGTACACCGACGGTGCGGCGTTCGTGGTCAGCCTGCCCGCGGGCTGA